From the Billgrantia sulfidoxydans genome, one window contains:
- a CDS encoding VOC family protein, with amino-acid sequence MKHIAKNTICLWYDGAAEEAAKFYAETFPDSSLDAVHRAPGDYPAGKEGSVLTVEFTVLGVACLGLNGGPMFKHSEAFSFQVATEDQEETDRYWNAIVDNGGQESECGWCKDKWGISWQITPIALTRAFTSPDRAAAKRAFDAMMTMQKIDIAKIEAAFRG; translated from the coding sequence ATGAAGCACATAGCAAAGAACACGATATGCCTTTGGTACGATGGCGCCGCTGAAGAAGCCGCAAAATTCTATGCCGAGACCTTCCCCGATTCCTCGCTCGATGCGGTGCACCGCGCGCCTGGGGATTACCCAGCGGGGAAGGAGGGGAGCGTCCTGACGGTCGAGTTCACCGTGTTGGGCGTGGCGTGCCTCGGGCTGAACGGCGGACCTATGTTCAAGCACAGCGAGGCGTTCTCATTCCAGGTGGCGACCGAAGACCAGGAGGAGACGGATCGCTACTGGAATGCCATCGTCGACAATGGCGGCCAGGAGAGCGAATGCGGGTGGTGCAAGGACAAGTGGGGTATCTCTTGGCAGATCACGCCGATTGCGCTGACGAGAGCCTTCACCAGCCCCGACCGCGCCGCCGCCAAACGGGCGTTCGACGCCATGATGACGATGCAGAAGATCGACATCGCCAAGATCGAGGCCGCCTTTCGCGGTTGA